Genomic segment of Sphingopyxis lindanitolerans:
CCCGACGCGCGCCATTCGTTGCAGTCGCCCATCAGGATCGTCGGCAGCGCTTCGCCCGCGCCGACATGGTGGAGGATCGCGCGCGCCTGCTGGCGGCGGCGCAGGCCCGAAATGTCGAGATGCATGCCGACCACCCGTAATCGATCGTCGCCGATGCGCAGCGTCGCCGCGACCGCACCGCGCGGTTCGAGCGTCGGCAGGTGCAGCGCGTGGCTCTCCTCGACCTCGATCCCCTTGCGGACGAGCAGCGCATTGCCGTGCCAGCCGATCGCATAGGGGCGGCCGTCGAGCAGATCGACCGGCACATAGTCGCTATGCTCTTCGAACATATATGGCGGAATCGCGCTGGTGCGGGCGCCGAACCGGCGGTCGGCTTCCTGCAGCGCGATGACGTCGGCG
This window contains:
- a CDS encoding endonuclease/exonuclease/phosphatase family protein, coding for MIKVASYNMRKGIGLDRRRDPGRVLAVLRELDADVIALQEADRRFGARTSAIPPYMFEEHSDYVPVDLLDGRPYAIGWHGNALLVRKGIEVEESHALHLPTLEPRGAVAATLRIGDDRLRVVGMHLDISGLRRRQQARAILHHVGAGEALPTILMGDCNEWRASGGCLADFGEHHRLVDTGHSFHSRRPVAKLDRIFASPDLEAVEAGVHQSALAARASDHLPIWARFRALT